CCTGAGCGCAGGCCCGCCCGGTCGCCGCGTCCGTCGGTGCAGGCCTCGGCGATGTGGCCGAGCGTGTCGGCGCCCGCGTCGCCGAACGCGGCGGCGTCCGGCGCTCCCCCGATGCCGACGGAGTCGAGGACGATGAGGAGCGCCCGGCTCATTCGCTCACCGCCCCGGTCGGGGCCGCCGCGAGGTCGAAGGCGGCGGCGAACAGGGCGCGGGTGTAGGCGGTGCGGGGCGCCGAGAAGATCTCCTCCGCCGCGCCCTCCTCCACCACCTGGCCGCCCTGCATCACCATCACGCGGTTGGCGAGCGTGCGCACCACCTTGAGGTCGTGGCTGATGAACAGGTAGCCGAGGCCGCGCCGGGCCTGCAAGTCGCGCAGCAACTCGACGATCTGGGCCTGGACCGACATGTCGAGCGCCGAGGTCGGCTCGTCGAGGACGACGAAGCGCGGGTCGAGCGCCATGGCCCGGGCGATGGCGATGCGCTGGCGCTGGCCGCCGGAGAATTCGTGCGGATAGCGGTCCATCGCGCTCGGATCGAGCCCGACATCGGTGAGCGCCCGGGCGACGATCTCCCGGCGCTCGGCGTCGCTGCGGCCCTTGCCCTGCACCTCCAGCCCCTCGACGACGATCTCGGCCACCGACATCCGGGGCGAGAGCGAGCCGTAGGGATCCTGGAACACCACCTGCATCTCGCGCCGCAGGGGGCGCATGGCGCCCGCCGACAGCCCGTCGATGCGCCGGCCGAGATAGACCACCGGCCCGTCCGACGCGATGAGGCGCAGGATGGCGAGGCCCAGCGTGGTCTTGCCGGAGCCCGATTCGCCCACCACCCCGACGGTCTCGCCCTCGCGCACGCTCAAGCTCACCCCGTCCACCGCCTTGACGTGGCCGGTGGTGCGCCGGAGCAGGCCGGTCTTGATCGGGAAATGCACCCGGATCGGCCCGGCCTCGACCAGGATCGGCGCAGC
The sequence above is drawn from the Methylobacterium terrae genome and encodes:
- a CDS encoding ABC transporter ATP-binding protein: MTDPLLSVQDLSVAFRQGGRETRAVDRVSFAIAPGETVALVGESGSGKSVTALSILRLVDGAVPEGRIRFKGRDLLALAEPEMRGIRGADITMVFQEPMTSLNPLHRIAEQVGEVLRLHKGMSGEAARARTLELLDLVGIRDAERRLGAYPHELSGGQRQRVMIAMALACEPDLLVADEPTTALDVTVQAQILSLLADLKARLGMAMLFITHDLGIVRRVADRVCVMLQGRIVETGPVAEVFSDPQHDYTKRLLAAEPRGRGNPVPEAAPILVEAGPIRVHFPIKTGLLRRTTGHVKAVDGVSLSVREGETVGVVGESGSGKTTLGLAILRLIASDGPVVYLGRRIDGLSAGAMRPLRREMQVVFQDPYGSLSPRMSVAEIVVEGLEVQGKGRSDAERREIVARALTDVGLDPSAMDRYPHEFSGGQRQRIAIARAMALDPRFVVLDEPTSALDMSVQAQIVELLRDLQARRGLGYLFISHDLKVVRTLANRVMVMQGGQVVEEGAAEEIFSAPRTAYTRALFAAAFDLAAAPTGAVSE